One Betta splendens chromosome 8, fBetSpl5.4, whole genome shotgun sequence DNA segment encodes these proteins:
- the gspt1l gene encoding G1 to S phase transition 1, like isoform X2: MDPRDTAPDSWEQEDDVEATIEGQLEPAFTTLNVNAKPFVPNVNATEFVPTFAMKSHSENLDFRAGENQTKADVSQGIVENGDTEMTKEEPWDQKETESNEEEPGGGSCGDRGPAVPATTEETAPEIMEEEEEVLAPKVPPVTPDAPKKEHINVVFIGHVDAGKSTIGGQIMYLTGMVDKRTLEKYEREAKEKNRETWYLSWALDTNQEERDKGKTVEVGRAYFETDKKHFTILDAPGHKSFVPNMIGGASQADLAVLVISARKGEFETGFEKGGQTREHAMLAKTAGVKHLVVLVNKMDDPTVNWSLERYEECKEKLLPFLKKVGFNPKKDIHFMPCSGLTGANLKEPAEMCTWYTGLPFIPHLDNLANFNRSSDGPVRLPIVDKYKDMGTVILGKLESGSISKAQQLVMMPNRHVVEVLSLLSDDVETDDAVPGENLKLRLKGIEEEEILPGFILCNAENVCHSGRTFDAQIVIIEHKSIICPGYNAVLHIHTCIEEVQITALICLVDKKTGEKSKTRPRFVKQDQVCIARLRTAGTICLETFKDFPQMGRFTLRDEGKTIAIGKVLKLVAERD, encoded by the exons ATGGACCCGAGAGACACTGCCCCCGATTCCTGGGAACAAGAGGACGATGTGGAGGCCACAATCGAAGGACAGCTTGAGCCAGCATTCACTACCCTGAACGTCAATGCTAAACCCTTTGTGCCCAACGTAAACGCCACCGAATTTGTTCCGACCTTTGCCATGAAATCACATTCGGAAAATCTGGATTTTCGTG CTGGGGAAAACCAGACCAAGGCAGACGTCTCGCAAGGCATAG TAGAGAACGGTGACACAGAGATGACCAAAGAGGAGCCATGGGACCAGAAGGAGACAGAGTCTAatgaggaggagccaggaggcGGCTCTTGTGGAGACCGGGGGCCAGCTGTACCTGCAACAACAGAGGAGACTGCTCCTGAgataatggaggaggaggaggaggtgctggcaCCCAAGGTCCCACCTGTAACGCCAGATGCCCCCAAGAAGGAGCACATCAATGTTGTATTCATTGGGCACGTAG aTGCTGGGAAGTCAACCATTGGTGGACAGATCAT GTATCTAACAGGCATGGTGGACAAGAGGACCTTAGAGAAATATGAAAGGGAAGCTAAGGAGAAGAACAGAGAAACCTG GTATCTGTCTTGGGCTTTAGATACCaaccaggaggagagagacaaaggCAAGACAGTGGAAGTGGGCCGAGCGTACTTTGAGACGGACAAAAAGCATTTCACCATCCTGGATGCTCCAGGCCACAAAAGCTTTGTGCCCAACATGATTGGGGGAGCATCACAAGCAGACCTCGCTGTTCTG GTCATCTCTGCCAGAAAAGGAGAGTTTGAAACTGGTTTCGAGAAGGGCGGGCAGACACGCGAGCATGCCATGTTGGCCAAAACAGCTGGTGTCAAGCACCTGGTAGTTCTTGTGAATAAAATGGACGATCCCACAGTCAACTGGAGTTTGGAGAG GTATGAGGAGTgtaaggagaagcttttgccgTTTTTGAAGAAGGTGGGCTTCAACCCAAAGAAAGACATTCACTTCATGCCGTGCTCGGGGCTGACGGGAGCCAACCTGAAGGAGCCTGCAGAGATGTGCACCTGGTACAC AGGGCTACCGTTCATTCCACATTTGGACAATTTGGCGAATTTCAACAGATCAAGCGACGGTCCTGTCAGATTGCCTATCGTAGACAAATACAAG GACATGGGCACAGTGATTCTGGGCAAGTTAGAGTCTGGCTCCATCAGTAAAGCACAGCAGCTGGTCATGATGCCAAACAGG CATGTGGTGGAGGTTTTGAGTCTCTTGTCAGACGACGTGGAGACGGACGACGCTGTGCCGGGTGAGAACCTCAAACTGCGACTGAAGGgaatagaggaggaggagatcctACCTGGCTTCATCCTGTGTAATGCTGAGAACGTTTGCCACTCAGGACGCACCTTTGATGCACAG atTGTCATTATTGAACACAAATCCATCATCTGTCCTGGATACAATGCAGTtcttcacattcacacctgCATTGAAGAAGTTCAGATCACG GCCTTAATCTGCCTTGTGGACAAAAAGACTGGAGAGAAGAGTAAGACACGGCCGCGGTTTGTGAAGCAGGACCAGGTCTGCATCGCTCGTTTGCGCACGGCAGGAACCATTTGCCTTGAGACCTTCAAAGACTTTCCTCAGATGGGACGGTTTACCTTACGGGACGAAG GTAAGACGATCGCCATCGGTAAAGTGCTGAAGCTGGTCGCTGAGCGGGACTGA
- the gspt1l gene encoding G1 to S phase transition 1, like isoform X1, with translation MDPRDTAPDSWEQEDDVEATIEGQLEPAFTTLNVNAKPFVPNVNATEFVPTFAMKSHSENLDFRVAGENQTKADVSQGIVENGDTEMTKEEPWDQKETESNEEEPGGGSCGDRGPAVPATTEETAPEIMEEEEEVLAPKVPPVTPDAPKKEHINVVFIGHVDAGKSTIGGQIMYLTGMVDKRTLEKYEREAKEKNRETWYLSWALDTNQEERDKGKTVEVGRAYFETDKKHFTILDAPGHKSFVPNMIGGASQADLAVLVISARKGEFETGFEKGGQTREHAMLAKTAGVKHLVVLVNKMDDPTVNWSLERYEECKEKLLPFLKKVGFNPKKDIHFMPCSGLTGANLKEPAEMCTWYTGLPFIPHLDNLANFNRSSDGPVRLPIVDKYKDMGTVILGKLESGSISKAQQLVMMPNRHVVEVLSLLSDDVETDDAVPGENLKLRLKGIEEEEILPGFILCNAENVCHSGRTFDAQIVIIEHKSIICPGYNAVLHIHTCIEEVQITALICLVDKKTGEKSKTRPRFVKQDQVCIARLRTAGTICLETFKDFPQMGRFTLRDEGKTIAIGKVLKLVAERD, from the exons ATGGACCCGAGAGACACTGCCCCCGATTCCTGGGAACAAGAGGACGATGTGGAGGCCACAATCGAAGGACAGCTTGAGCCAGCATTCACTACCCTGAACGTCAATGCTAAACCCTTTGTGCCCAACGTAAACGCCACCGAATTTGTTCCGACCTTTGCCATGAAATCACATTCGGAAAATCTGGATTTTCGTG TAGCTGGGGAAAACCAGACCAAGGCAGACGTCTCGCAAGGCATAG TAGAGAACGGTGACACAGAGATGACCAAAGAGGAGCCATGGGACCAGAAGGAGACAGAGTCTAatgaggaggagccaggaggcGGCTCTTGTGGAGACCGGGGGCCAGCTGTACCTGCAACAACAGAGGAGACTGCTCCTGAgataatggaggaggaggaggaggtgctggcaCCCAAGGTCCCACCTGTAACGCCAGATGCCCCCAAGAAGGAGCACATCAATGTTGTATTCATTGGGCACGTAG aTGCTGGGAAGTCAACCATTGGTGGACAGATCAT GTATCTAACAGGCATGGTGGACAAGAGGACCTTAGAGAAATATGAAAGGGAAGCTAAGGAGAAGAACAGAGAAACCTG GTATCTGTCTTGGGCTTTAGATACCaaccaggaggagagagacaaaggCAAGACAGTGGAAGTGGGCCGAGCGTACTTTGAGACGGACAAAAAGCATTTCACCATCCTGGATGCTCCAGGCCACAAAAGCTTTGTGCCCAACATGATTGGGGGAGCATCACAAGCAGACCTCGCTGTTCTG GTCATCTCTGCCAGAAAAGGAGAGTTTGAAACTGGTTTCGAGAAGGGCGGGCAGACACGCGAGCATGCCATGTTGGCCAAAACAGCTGGTGTCAAGCACCTGGTAGTTCTTGTGAATAAAATGGACGATCCCACAGTCAACTGGAGTTTGGAGAG GTATGAGGAGTgtaaggagaagcttttgccgTTTTTGAAGAAGGTGGGCTTCAACCCAAAGAAAGACATTCACTTCATGCCGTGCTCGGGGCTGACGGGAGCCAACCTGAAGGAGCCTGCAGAGATGTGCACCTGGTACAC AGGGCTACCGTTCATTCCACATTTGGACAATTTGGCGAATTTCAACAGATCAAGCGACGGTCCTGTCAGATTGCCTATCGTAGACAAATACAAG GACATGGGCACAGTGATTCTGGGCAAGTTAGAGTCTGGCTCCATCAGTAAAGCACAGCAGCTGGTCATGATGCCAAACAGG CATGTGGTGGAGGTTTTGAGTCTCTTGTCAGACGACGTGGAGACGGACGACGCTGTGCCGGGTGAGAACCTCAAACTGCGACTGAAGGgaatagaggaggaggagatcctACCTGGCTTCATCCTGTGTAATGCTGAGAACGTTTGCCACTCAGGACGCACCTTTGATGCACAG atTGTCATTATTGAACACAAATCCATCATCTGTCCTGGATACAATGCAGTtcttcacattcacacctgCATTGAAGAAGTTCAGATCACG GCCTTAATCTGCCTTGTGGACAAAAAGACTGGAGAGAAGAGTAAGACACGGCCGCGGTTTGTGAAGCAGGACCAGGTCTGCATCGCTCGTTTGCGCACGGCAGGAACCATTTGCCTTGAGACCTTCAAAGACTTTCCTCAGATGGGACGGTTTACCTTACGGGACGAAG GTAAGACGATCGCCATCGGTAAAGTGCTGAAGCTGGTCGCTGAGCGGGACTGA
- the si:dkeyp-72e1.6 gene encoding transmembrane protein 238-like yields the protein MEADYRGLGRCTSCFWLAVAFDAVGLVVLLIGVFVNVFFYDLLIYAGAIVIFLSLIWWVFWYSGNIEVPPAELEDDVGLLKKDKGALSGVRGVVRRLSSRMSSGIMNSFRRNAGRSNTRTPGVQTSGSPVAVVMATVGPRDNPPINAVPTPAETSPV from the coding sequence ATGGAGGCGGACTACCGGGGCCTGGGCCGCTGCACGTCCTGTTTCTGGCTCGCGGTGGCCTTTGACGCCGTGGGCCTCGTCGTTCTCCTCATCGGGGTCTTCGTCAACGTGTTTTTCTATGACCTGCTCATCTACGCGGGCGCCATCGTCATCTTCCTGAGCCTCATCTGGTGGGTGTTCTGGTACTCCGGGAACATCGAGGTGCCCCCggcggagctggaggatgaTGTCGGGCTGTTAAAGAAGGACAAGGGCGCCCTGAGCGGCGTCCGAGGCGTCGTCAGGCGTCTCTCCAGCCGCATGTCCAGCGGCATCATGAACTCCTTCCGCAGGAACGCAGGCCGCTCCAACACCCGTACCCCCGGCGTTCAGACGTCCGGGTCACCTGTGGCCGTTGTTATGGCAACGGTGGGCCCACGGGACAATCCCCCCATCAATGCTGTACCAACACCTGCAGAGACGTCACCGGTGTAA